Proteins from a single region of Runella sp. SP2:
- a CDS encoding DUF4097 family beta strand repeat-containing protein, which produces MITKTIEKTFEVPQYAKVQVWGERSDIEIMTWNKNEIKATIELTAKHPTRSTAEKDLETLHYTTDQKGKTVSLHNFVVLAKNGSKPQSNLKARFTLFVPANCAVEIQNSFGKISIKGLQTQTMQLQTEFCTIELHDLRGTLTARTQFGALRTENFNGLLSIFSERTDLILQQIKGECRVRAQYGSLDIQTDKAQVKLDVETKNTELRNGTVAKQ; this is translated from the coding sequence GTGATTACCAAAACGATAGAGAAAACCTTTGAAGTGCCCCAATACGCAAAGGTGCAGGTGTGGGGCGAGCGGAGCGATATAGAGATAATGACTTGGAATAAAAATGAGATAAAAGCGACCATTGAGCTTACCGCAAAACACCCCACACGCAGCACGGCTGAGAAAGATTTGGAAACCTTGCATTATACCACCGACCAAAAAGGGAAAACGGTGAGTCTGCATAATTTTGTAGTACTGGCCAAAAACGGAAGTAAACCCCAATCCAACCTCAAAGCACGTTTTACGTTGTTTGTACCTGCCAATTGCGCCGTAGAAATTCAAAACAGTTTTGGGAAAATTTCCATCAAAGGGCTACAAACTCAAACCATGCAATTGCAAACAGAATTTTGCACCATCGAACTCCACGATTTGCGTGGAACATTGACGGCCAGAACACAGTTTGGGGCTTTACGAACGGAAAATTTCAATGGGTTATTGAGCATTTTTTCCGAACGAACCGACCTGATTTTACAGCAAATCAAAGGCGAATGTCGCGTACGCGCCCAATATGGAAGCCTTGACATTCAGACGGATAAAGCACAAGTAAAACTCGACGTAGAAACCAAAAACACCGAACTCCGCAACGGCACCGTTGCCAAACAATAA